A genomic window from Glycine max cultivar Williams 82 chromosome 17, Glycine_max_v4.0, whole genome shotgun sequence includes:
- the LOC100801096 gene encoding F-box only protein 13-like isoform X1 produces the protein MEHSLKRKSPESGDNLLFNRFSLDDLNEDLLERVLSWLPTSSFFRLTSVCKRWKSAAASVSFKLACSHVPSRDPWFLMVAPNLNQSIVFDTAENSWKRLNHLHLPLEDSNISCMPVAASGGLVCYRKLLGNFVVCNPVTGSCSELPPLHFALENQSLNAVVMSTTFNDQMSYKIVLVFGELPNLLFKVYNSGSSCWEDEAALRRNVDDNSMDCDSTDDDNVVYFLSKAGTVVVSSMQRSPSKQYSSVITNKDGQEIVYFLSSSGTVVACNLTSRCFLEYPRLLPVFSEYSIDIVECGGEMVVVLLSEFLESTSLRVWKYDEANRCWQQIAAMPAAMSQEWYGKKADINCVGASGRIFICLNSPELCTYVLCDLVTNKWTELPKCCLNGEVMEFMSAFSFEPRIEASV, from the coding sequence ATGGAACATAGTTTGAAAAGAAAGTCTCCAGAGAGTGGAGACAATTTACTCTTCAACAGATTTTCTCTGGATGACCTTAATGAAGATCTCTTGGAGAGGGTACTTTCATGGCTACCAACTTCCTCATTTTTTCGCCTCACTTCGGTGTGCAAGAGGTGGAAATCAGCTGCTGCTTCTGTGAGTTTCAAGCTTGCCTGCTCACACGTTCCTTCACGTGACCCTTGGTTTTTGATGGTTGCTCCAAACCTCAACCAATCTATTGTCTTCGACACTGCTGAAAACAGTTGGAAAAGACTCAATCACCTGCACCTTCCGCTCGAAGACTCTAACATCAGCTGCATGCCTGTTGCAGCCTCTGGTGGTCTGGTTTGCTACCGCAAACTGTTGGGAAACTTTGTTGTGTGCAATCCCGTTACCGGATCCTGTAGCGAACTCCCTCCATTGCATTTTGCCCTGGAAAACCAGTCTCTCAATGCGGTTGTGATGAGTACAACTTTCAATGATCAAATGTCCTATAAGATTGTGTTAGTCTTCGGTGAACTCCCTAACCTTTTGTTTAAAGTCTACAACTCTGGTTCTAGCTGTTGGGAAGATGAGGCTGCGCTGAGGAGGAATGTTGATGACAATTCCATGGATTGTGATTCAACCGATGATGACAATGTTGTGTACTTCCTTAGCAAGGCTGGAACTGTGGTGGTGAGTAGCATGCAGAGAAGCCCGTCTAAGCAGTATTCGTCGGTTATTACTAACAAAGACGGTCAGGAGATAGTGTATTTTCTCAGTTCTTCGGGGACGGTAGTAGCTTGCAATTTGACATCAAGGTGCTTCCTTGAGTACCCTAGGTTGCTGCCTGTTTTCAGTGAGTACTCCATTGATATCGTGGAGTGTGGTGGTGAGATGGTGGTTGTTTTGTTATCAGAATTCTTGGAAAGCACAAGTCTTAGGGTGTGGAAATACGACGAGGCCAATCGATGCTGGCAACAGATTGCTGCAATGCCTGCAGCAATGTCTCAAGAGTGGTATGGAAAGAAGGCAGATATTAACTGCGTTGGAGCCAGCGGTCGGATATTCATATGCTTGAACTCCCCTGAGCTATGTACTTATGTTCTGTGTGATTTGGTGACCAACAAATGGACCGAGTTGCCGAAATGTTGCTTGAATGGAGAAGTCATGGAATTCATGTCTGCCTTTTCATTTGAGCCAAGAATAGAGGCTTCTGTATGA
- the LOC100800189 gene encoding E3 ubiquitin-protein ligase AIP2: protein MESEDLVKQELEELQKQLGKKLKFEASISSLKSLLQRTYPSASPALRKSFYLVICRVATVLKTRYTAPGFWNAGLGLFEQAHLLVSEPSEKEKLKACIAQAREHLHLEDNPSQALQPSDNQANRGYLFEGHLTVDPEPPQPQWLVQSNLLTTAATLFAAESSQAPAANETTQEDAANMLQDLLNRLEEVVPLMVDGGPVAPKAPPASKEVVANLPVITLTEEILANLGKDAECAICRENLVLNDKMQELPCKHTFHPPCLKPWLDEHNSCPICRHELQTDDHAYESWKEREKEAEEERKGAENAIRGGEYMYV from the exons ATGGAATCGGAGGATTTGGTGAAGCAGGAATTGGAGGAATTGCAGAAACAATTGGGGAAGAAGCTAAAATTTGAAGCCTCTATTTCGTCTCTAAAATCTCTTCTCCAACGCACTTACCCATCAGCTTCCCCAGCGCTTCGCAAATCC ttttatttggttatatGCCGAGTTGCTACTGTGTTGAAGACCAGGTATACAGCACCAGGTTTCTGGAATGCTGGACTGGGCCTTTTTGAGCAGGCTCATTTGCTTGTTTCTGAACCTTCTGAGAAGGAGAAGTTGAAGGCTTGCATTGCTCAGGCCAGGGAACATTTGCATCTAGAAGATAACCCATCACAAGCTTTACAACCTTCAGATAATCAGGCAAACAGAG GATATCTTTTTGAGGGGCACCTTACGGTTGATCCTGAGCCACCACAGCCTCAATggttggtgcagtcaaacctCTTGACAACAGCTGCTACACTCTTTGCTGCTGAATCCTCTCAAGCTCCAGCAGCAAATGAAACCACTCAAGAGGATGCCGCAAATATGCTTCAAGATCTTCTAAATAGATTGGAAGAAGTTGTGCCCttg aTGGTGGATGGAGGTCCTGTAGCCCCAAAAGCACCTCCTGCCAGTAAAGAGGTTGTGGCAAATCTTCCGGTCATTACTCTCACAGAGGAAATCCTGGCTAATTTGGGGAAAGATGCAGAGTGTGCTATTTGCAGGgagaacttggttttaaatgaCAAAATGCAAGAGTTGCCATGCAAGCACACATTCCACCCACCATGTCTAAAGCCATGGCTG GATGAGCACAATTCTTGTCCCATCTGTCGGCATGAGCTGCAAACTGATGATCATGCCTATGAGAGCTGGAAGGAGCGTGAAAAGGAAGCTGAAGAAGAGAGGAAAGGTGCTGAAAATGCAATTCGAGGTGGTGAATACATGTATGTTTAA
- the LOC100799652 gene encoding ubiquitin carboxyl-terminal hydrolase 18 isoform X1 — translation MLVAVGASWDLNWFLQLLLSVIVVAVGVHYFVKATASKYFLVDANFEGDHHALAAADPMPGALAAAADPLCAVCATPAPKKCSRCKAVRYCSQACQQSHWMSGHKTVCKNFHGTNARSSAQNGVINRGFKTSAAGGKGSSSIALIPDCGDGAISRPIKQAKDVLFPYDEFVKFFNWDKPGFPPCGLLNCGNSCFANVVLQCLSFTKPLVAYLLEKGHRRECSCNDWCFLCEFENHVERTRLSSQAFSPMNILSRLPNIGGTLGYGKQEDAHEFMRFSIDTMQSVCLDEFGGEKAVPPNLQETTLIQHIFGGRLQSEVICTKCDKISNQYENMMDLTVEIHGDAASLEECLDQFTAKERLDGENMYKCEGCKDYVKAWKRLTVKCAPNILTIALKRFQVLSGRFGKLNKRIAFPETLNLSPYMSEAGDGSDIYKLYGVVVHIDMLNASFFGHYICYIKDFQGNWYRIDDWKVMTVEVEEVLSQGAYMLLYSRCSARTSSFQIQTSESSGIAEVQTEVEVEMEVEPGQTEQDECLSNMKALTCSRGSEVLPSDASPELKVSSSYDCESSAGLNSQAKREQFEDVNMMDVDSTGIANELSCGAVESSYVPISQTDSDLGDVDMGRSLEETSGCKQEQDDTDMVRSGSCSGLPNGSSFFDKHPSVSRDHQNMEEHSEHIDVVNCKLITAKDNAYYGNGYVSANDSSMPVEDAGTQFSGISSFPTENDKGNGIKKVEISADI, via the exons ATGCTTGTTGCGGTTGGAGCGTCGTGGGATCTGAATTGGTTCCTGCAACTGTTGCTCTCCGTCATCGTCGTGGCCGTTGGGGTTCACTATTTCGTCAAGGCCACCGCTTCCAAGTACTTCTTAGTCGACGCCAATTTCGAAGGGGACCACCACGCCCTCGCCGCCGCCGACCCAATGCCCGGCGCTCTCGCCGCCGCCGCTGATCCTCTCTGCGCCGTCTGTGCCACGCCCGCCCCTAAGAAATGCTCGCGCTGCAAAGCTGTCAGATATTG TTCACAAGCATGTCAGCAGTCGCATTGGATGTCTGGGCATAAGACAGTGTGCAAGAATTTTCATGGGACCAATGCAAGAAGCTCGGCTCAGAATGGGGTAATTAATCGTGGGTTTAAGACTTCTGCTGCTGGGGGTAAAGGCTCGTCGTCAATTGCACTGATACCTGACTGTGGAGATGGAGCAATTTCCAGGCCAATCAAGCAGGCTAAAgat GTTCTTTTTCCTTACGATGAATTTGTCAAGTTTTTCAACTGGGACAAGCCAGGATTTCCTCCTTGTGGACTATTGAATTGTGGAAACAG TTGCTTTGCAAATGTGGTTCTTCAGTGCCTCTCATTCACAAAGCCACTTGTTGCCTACTTGTTGGAGAAGGGCCACCGCAGAGAAT GCAGTTGTAATGATTGGTGCTTTCTATgtgaatttgaaaatcatgTTGAAAGAACAAGGCTAAGTTCACAGGCGTTTTCTCCTATGAATATTCTCTCTCGTTTGCCTAATATTGGTGGTACACTGGGCTATGGAAAACAAGAGGATGCTCACGAGTTCATGAG GTTTTCCATTGATACGATGCAATCTGTTTGCCTTGATGAATTTGGTGGAGAAAAAGCTGTCCCTCCTAACCTTCAGGAGACCACCCTTATTCAACACATTTTTGGTGGTCGTCTTCAATCTGAG GTGATTTGCACAAAATGTGATAAGATTTCAAATCAGTATGAAAATATGATGGACTTGACAGTTGAAATTCATGGAGATGCTGCCTCCTTGGAGGAATGTCTAGACCAGTTTACTGCCAAGGAGCGGCTTGATGGGGAAAATATGTATAAATGTGAGGG GTGCAAGGATTATGTCAAAGCATGGAAACGCCTTACGGTGAAATGCGCTCCAAATATTCTTACAATTGCCTTGAAAAGATTTCAGGTCTTG AGTGGGAGGTTTGGAAAACTTAACAAGAGAATAGCCTTCCCTGAAACTTTAAATCTTAGCCCTTATATGAGTGAAGCTGGAGATGGATCTGATATTTATAAGCTATATGGTGTTGTAGTACATATTGATATGCTAAATGCTTCATTTTTTGGTCATTACATCTGTTACATCAAGGATTTCCAGGGAAACTGGTATAGGATTGATGACTGGAAG GTTATGACTGTGGAGGTGGAAGAGGTACTTTCTCAGGGAGCATACATGCTCTTGTATAGCAG GTGTAGTGCCCGGACATCAAGCTTTCAAATTCAAACTAGCGAATCTTCAGGGATAGCAGAAGTTCAGACAGAAGTGGAAGTGGAAATGGAAGTGGAGCCCGGACAAACTGAACAAGATGAATGCCTCTCAAATATGAAGGCTTTGACTTGTAGTAGAGGTTCTGAGGTTTTGCCATCTGATGCTAGTCCAGAATTGAAGGTTTCTTCCAGCTATGACTGCGAGTCTTCTGCTGGATTGAACTCACAAGCCAAAAGAGAACAGTTTGAGGATGTGAACATGATGGATGTTGATTCAACTGGTATTGCAAATGAGCTTTCTTGTGGTGCTGTTGAATCATCTTATGTGCCTATTTCTCAAACAGACAGTGATTTGGGGGATGTGGATATGGGCAGATCATTAGAAGAGACTTCAGGCTGCAAGCAAGAGCAAGATGATACTGATATGGTTAGGTCTGGTTCTTGTTCGGGTCTACCAAATGGCTCTTCCTTCTTTGATAAGCACCCTTCCGTTTCACGGGATCATCAAAACATGGAAGAACATTCAGAACATATAGATGTGGTTAACTGCAAGTTGATTACAGCTAAAGATAATGCATACTATGGTAATGGATATGTCAGTGCAAACGATTCTTCAATGCCAGTTGAAGACGCAGGCACACAATTTTCTGGCATCAGTTCTTTTCCCACTGAAAATGACAAAGGAAATGGAATTAAGAAAGTGGAAATATCAGCTGACATTTAG
- the LOC100799652 gene encoding ubiquitin carboxyl-terminal hydrolase 18 isoform X2: MLVAVGASWDLNWFLQLLLSVIVVAVGVHYFVKATASKYFLVDANFEGDHHALAAADPMPGALAAAADPLCAVCATPAPKKCSRCKAVRYCSQACQQSHWMSGHKTVCKNFHGTNARSSAQNGVINRGFKTSAAGGKGSSSIALIPDCGDGAISRPIKQAKDVLFPYDEFVKFFNWDKPGFPPCGLLNCGNSCFANVVLQCLSFTKPLVAYLLEKGHRRECSCNDWCFLCEFENHVERTRLSSQAFSPMNILSRLPNIGGTLGYGKQEDAHEFMRFSIDTMQSVCLDEFGGEKAVPPNLQETTLIQHIFGGRLQSEVICTKCDKISNQYENMMDLTVEIHGDAASLEECLDQFTAKERLDGENMYKCEGCKDYVKAWKRLTVKCAPNILTIALKRFQSGRFGKLNKRIAFPETLNLSPYMSEAGDGSDIYKLYGVVVHIDMLNASFFGHYICYIKDFQGNWYRIDDWKVMTVEVEEVLSQGAYMLLYSRCSARTSSFQIQTSESSGIAEVQTEVEVEMEVEPGQTEQDECLSNMKALTCSRGSEVLPSDASPELKVSSSYDCESSAGLNSQAKREQFEDVNMMDVDSTGIANELSCGAVESSYVPISQTDSDLGDVDMGRSLEETSGCKQEQDDTDMVRSGSCSGLPNGSSFFDKHPSVSRDHQNMEEHSEHIDVVNCKLITAKDNAYYGNGYVSANDSSMPVEDAGTQFSGISSFPTENDKGNGIKKVEISADI, encoded by the exons ATGCTTGTTGCGGTTGGAGCGTCGTGGGATCTGAATTGGTTCCTGCAACTGTTGCTCTCCGTCATCGTCGTGGCCGTTGGGGTTCACTATTTCGTCAAGGCCACCGCTTCCAAGTACTTCTTAGTCGACGCCAATTTCGAAGGGGACCACCACGCCCTCGCCGCCGCCGACCCAATGCCCGGCGCTCTCGCCGCCGCCGCTGATCCTCTCTGCGCCGTCTGTGCCACGCCCGCCCCTAAGAAATGCTCGCGCTGCAAAGCTGTCAGATATTG TTCACAAGCATGTCAGCAGTCGCATTGGATGTCTGGGCATAAGACAGTGTGCAAGAATTTTCATGGGACCAATGCAAGAAGCTCGGCTCAGAATGGGGTAATTAATCGTGGGTTTAAGACTTCTGCTGCTGGGGGTAAAGGCTCGTCGTCAATTGCACTGATACCTGACTGTGGAGATGGAGCAATTTCCAGGCCAATCAAGCAGGCTAAAgat GTTCTTTTTCCTTACGATGAATTTGTCAAGTTTTTCAACTGGGACAAGCCAGGATTTCCTCCTTGTGGACTATTGAATTGTGGAAACAG TTGCTTTGCAAATGTGGTTCTTCAGTGCCTCTCATTCACAAAGCCACTTGTTGCCTACTTGTTGGAGAAGGGCCACCGCAGAGAAT GCAGTTGTAATGATTGGTGCTTTCTATgtgaatttgaaaatcatgTTGAAAGAACAAGGCTAAGTTCACAGGCGTTTTCTCCTATGAATATTCTCTCTCGTTTGCCTAATATTGGTGGTACACTGGGCTATGGAAAACAAGAGGATGCTCACGAGTTCATGAG GTTTTCCATTGATACGATGCAATCTGTTTGCCTTGATGAATTTGGTGGAGAAAAAGCTGTCCCTCCTAACCTTCAGGAGACCACCCTTATTCAACACATTTTTGGTGGTCGTCTTCAATCTGAG GTGATTTGCACAAAATGTGATAAGATTTCAAATCAGTATGAAAATATGATGGACTTGACAGTTGAAATTCATGGAGATGCTGCCTCCTTGGAGGAATGTCTAGACCAGTTTACTGCCAAGGAGCGGCTTGATGGGGAAAATATGTATAAATGTGAGGG GTGCAAGGATTATGTCAAAGCATGGAAACGCCTTACGGTGAAATGCGCTCCAAATATTCTTACAATTGCCTTGAAAAGATTTCAG AGTGGGAGGTTTGGAAAACTTAACAAGAGAATAGCCTTCCCTGAAACTTTAAATCTTAGCCCTTATATGAGTGAAGCTGGAGATGGATCTGATATTTATAAGCTATATGGTGTTGTAGTACATATTGATATGCTAAATGCTTCATTTTTTGGTCATTACATCTGTTACATCAAGGATTTCCAGGGAAACTGGTATAGGATTGATGACTGGAAG GTTATGACTGTGGAGGTGGAAGAGGTACTTTCTCAGGGAGCATACATGCTCTTGTATAGCAG GTGTAGTGCCCGGACATCAAGCTTTCAAATTCAAACTAGCGAATCTTCAGGGATAGCAGAAGTTCAGACAGAAGTGGAAGTGGAAATGGAAGTGGAGCCCGGACAAACTGAACAAGATGAATGCCTCTCAAATATGAAGGCTTTGACTTGTAGTAGAGGTTCTGAGGTTTTGCCATCTGATGCTAGTCCAGAATTGAAGGTTTCTTCCAGCTATGACTGCGAGTCTTCTGCTGGATTGAACTCACAAGCCAAAAGAGAACAGTTTGAGGATGTGAACATGATGGATGTTGATTCAACTGGTATTGCAAATGAGCTTTCTTGTGGTGCTGTTGAATCATCTTATGTGCCTATTTCTCAAACAGACAGTGATTTGGGGGATGTGGATATGGGCAGATCATTAGAAGAGACTTCAGGCTGCAAGCAAGAGCAAGATGATACTGATATGGTTAGGTCTGGTTCTTGTTCGGGTCTACCAAATGGCTCTTCCTTCTTTGATAAGCACCCTTCCGTTTCACGGGATCATCAAAACATGGAAGAACATTCAGAACATATAGATGTGGTTAACTGCAAGTTGATTACAGCTAAAGATAATGCATACTATGGTAATGGATATGTCAGTGCAAACGATTCTTCAATGCCAGTTGAAGACGCAGGCACACAATTTTCTGGCATCAGTTCTTTTCCCACTGAAAATGACAAAGGAAATGGAATTAAGAAAGTGGAAATATCAGCTGACATTTAG